The Limibacter armeniacum sequence TCGCATTCCTTCAGCAGGAACTGATTCCTGAGATTGAAAACCGCTACCGTACCAGTGAGAAACGTGTACTGATCGGACATTCATTTGGTGGTTTGCTTACCGTACATACCTTACTGCATCACCCTGCATTGTTTACAGATTATCTGGCACTTGATCCAAGCTTCTGGTGGGATGATCAATTGCTTTTATCCCAATCGGATACGCTGATCTCAAAACTAAGTTTGCAAGGAACAAAACTCTATTTTGCCAGAGCAGGAAAGCACGCCTCCAGAAGAAAAGTAGCACATGAGGATGCAAAGGCACTACAGGCAGACTTTACAGAAATTCTGGAAAAAAATAAGGCAAGTGGTCTTCAATGGAAATACCAGAACTTTGAAAATGAGTCACATGGTAGCATTTTCCTGACTGGCACTTATTATGGATTACAATATCTGTTTTCAGACATTAAACCATAATTTTAAATTATAACTAACCTAAAATATGGATTATACCGCCCTTTCAGGTAGGGTGTCCAAAGGGATAAAAAAAACTCTTGCCATTTTTGTGTTGAACTGCTGAGCGATTCACAAATAAAATAGCCACCCCAAACATGAGGTGGCTAATTGCTTGCTAGCTAACTTATTGCTCTGAATTAGACTAGACTCTTGCCCTAGAATCCAGGCGTTGGGTTTATATTTGGGTTACGTTGTACCTCTTCTAATGGAATCGGGAAATACTCGTGCTTATCCTCAAAATTGTCAGCATACTTCTGACCAGCTGCATTCAGCTGATCTTTTACAATTCCCCATCTTACTAAGTCGTAGTATCTTTGTCCTTCTCCTACCAACTCGATCATTCTTTGCTTTCTGATCTCATCCTGCAAGGCTGTACCTGTTACACCTGTCAGCGCTGCAAGGTTTGCCCTTTCACGGATGCTATTGACTTTTGCCAGTGCCTCTGTGTCATTACCCAGTTCATACATTGCCTCTGCCTGCATCAGCATTACATCTGCATAACGCATAAAGATCAAGTCCACTGTACTTCTGTTGGTCGTGATGGCATCCAGTGATTCCACATACTTGATCATCATCTTAAAGTCAGGGTTGTTGAAGTTGATCACTTCTCCATCGAAAGTTTCACCATTCTGCAATACCGTAGCAGCAGTTCTGATATCCCCTGCTTCCAGCGCACCCATAAAGTACTCAGAGATGGACGCCATGTACCAGCCACCGTTCAACTCTCCTGGTGCCATTGCCACACCCAGCTGGTGGTAAAGTGAAAGGGCATCCAGTTGCTCACTTGTATAACCTCTTGAGAAAATCACTTCCTCATTTACCTCACTGGTACCGTCAAACATACCCCTGAATGCTGAAGCACTTACCAAGTCATGTCCTTCCACTTTGTTCAGGGCATCCAGTGAAGCCTGCCACTTACCTTGATAAAGCAGGACTTTTCCCAAATAAGCATTGGCTGCATTGGCTGTAGCCCTACCCCAATATTCCTGCTCCCATTTCAGTGGAAGGTTTGCTGCTGCAAACATCAGGTCTTCCTCAATCTGCTGGTAAACTTCTGCTCTTGATACAGCTGGCAACTGCAATTCCTCAGGAGTTTCGGCAACATTCGTTACAAGAATCACATTGTGGAAGTTCTTCAACAAGTTGAAATGGTACCAAGCACGAAGGAACTTTGCCTCTGCCACCAGTTCATCCCTTTCTTCCTGAGAGATCATCTCCATGGAAGGCGCATTGGCGATTACATCATTGGTTAGCTTGAGTCCCTTGTACCAGTAATCCCACATTACAGCAGGAACACCGTCAGAAGCCGTATTGTTGAAGCCAACAATACGTGCTAGATAGTTCCAAGCAGTAGTTCCGTTTTCCGGCTGGATATCGTCTGCCCTGAAGTTCTGCGGAAGATAGAAGTACTCATGGTACCTCCAGCCATTTGCCTGCATATAGGAATAAGCACTTGCCAAATATTTTTCGGCAGCCTCGTAGCTTACCCAAGTCTGGTCAGTAGTCGGCTGATCAGGAGAAACCTGCTCCAAGTAGTTGTCGCATGAGCTTAGCAATGTCAAGCCCAGCATCATCGATACGATATATGTATATAGCTTTTTCATGGTTTGTCAATTTTAGAAGGTTACTTGAACACCAGCAGTGAATGTCTGATACATCGGGTATCTTCCGTAATCAATACCTTGCGTCAGGGCATTGGATGGAACGATTTCAGGGTCATAACCTTTGTAATCTGTGATCGTGAACAGGTTATCCGCATTCAGATAAATTCTCATTTTTGAGAAGTTGATCTTGCTCAGTGTAGCTTTTGGAAGCTCGTATCCGATCTGGATGTTCTTCATTCTGAAGTAAGCACCGTTTTCAAGGAACCTGTCAGACATCATGTAGTTGTTATTATTATCCACCTGTACGTTTCTTGGGATATCCGTACCTGTATTGGTTGGTGTCCATGCATTCAATAGGTCTGAAGAAACATTGAAACCTGAGTTAGGTGCTTCCATTTCGTAAGCATTCACATTCAGAATCTTGTTTCCTGAAACTCCTTGGAAGAACATAGACAGGTCGAAACCTTTGTAGTTCAGTCCTACATTGAAACCATACTCAAATGTTGGCAGTGGTGAGCCTACATCTGTGATATCGTTGGAATCAATGATACCGTCACCGTTTACATCCACATAGATAACATCTCCTGGTTTGGCATCCGGCTGAATCAGTCCTCCTTCAGGACCAGTGTAGCCATTAACCTGCTCCTCTGACTGGAAGATACCGTTTGTCTTGTACATGTAGAACTGAGAAACTGGTGCTGCTACAGCCGAGAATGTCTGTGCACCTGCATAGGCAATATCATCACCAGGCAACATTCCTTCGCTGCTACCCAATGAAACCACTTCATTCTTGATTGTAGTCAGGTTTCCTGAAAGGTCATATTTCAATTCACCTACGCTACCTCTGAAACCTAGTTCCAGTTCAATACCGCTGTTGGAGATCGTACCAAGGTTGACAATCGGAGGTTCTGTACCAGCAGAAGGAGGAGTGTTTGGCTCTCTCATTAACAGTGACTCCGAATCATTTCTGTAGTAGTTCAACGTACCATATAACCTGTCGTCAAACAAACCTGCATCCAAACCGATGTTCATTGTTTTGGATTCTTCCCAAGCCAAGTCAGCATTTGCCATCTCGAATGAGGCAATACCACCAATCGGCATATTGTTCCATACATACCAGTAACCGCTTTCTACCAATGCCTGCTTTGAATAAGCACCCAATGTTGTCTCTCTACCCAAGATGCCGTAAGAACCTCTCAGTTTCAGTTCTGTAAAGATGTCCGTCAGACCGCCGAAGAATTCCTCGTTACTGATTTTCCATGCTGCTGAAACGGAAGGGAATGTACCCCAACGGTTGTTAGGTCCAAACTTGGAAGAACCATCTGTTCTCACTGTCGCCTGCAAAAGGTATTTGTCTGCATAGCTATAGTTGATTCGGCTCATCACACTAAATCTGGTCACGGTCTCGAAGCCTCCGCTACCAATAAAGTCACCTGCCTGCATACCGCCAAAAGATGGAGTAAGACCACCAAAATCAGGAAACATGGCTCCGCCTGTTACATTCATGTCCACATTCTGGAAGTCGTACTTGTAACCTACGATACCCGCCATTGCCGATACTGAGTGTTTATCAAATTCCTTCGAATAGTTGACAGTAAAGTCGTAGTTCAAGTCTACCCATTCTGATCTGTACTCTTGCAAGTAAGGATCCTGACGTCTTGTATCAGATGCCAATGTGTATTGCGGGAACGAGTACCTGCTTTGGTAGAATGACTTTGCATAACCGATGTTACCGATCAGTGTCAGGTCGGAAAATACCTGATAGTGCAAGCCCATATTTACCTGAAGCTGATCCTTTTCGCTTTGGCTGTCAATGATATTGGACTGTCCTACCGGGTTGGCACCACTTCTAATATCGAATTCGTTGATGTAGCCGTAGCCTGATTCCTTTGTCTCATCATAGATCGGCACCATTGACATTGAGCGAAGCATATTGCCCATATTGATGGTATTGTTATCCGTTTCCTGATGGTTGTAGAAGATATTTGGCAATACCTTCAGCTTGCCTTTCTCAATAGTTGACTTGTAGCGGAAGTTGTAACGCTCCGTTCCTGTGTTCATCACTACCCCTTCCTGATTGAAGTAGTTCATTGAAAGGTTATAGTTGGCGAATTCACCACCACCTGACAGACCTACTGCATAGTTTTGGATAGTCCCCGTCTGCAAGGTTGCATCCTGCCAATCCGTATTGGCAAAGTTGTTCAGGTCAAAGCCTGATCCCTGCTGAAGGTAAAGTGGCAATTGAGCTGTAGTCAGTGAACCATCTGCAATCGAGTTGTCATAAGATTGCTTCATCACCGCATACCACTCTTCTGCATTTGCCATCGGCATTTTGGATGCTGCCTTTTGCACACCCGCATACATGCTGAAATCTACTTTTGTAGGCTGATTTTTCTTGCCTGACTTAGTGGTTACCAATACTACTCCATTTGCAGCTAACGAACCGTAAATAGCCGCTGCCGCACCGTCTTTCAGGATTTCAAATGAAGCGATATCGTTAGGGGCAATCATGGAAATATCACCACCCGGAATACCGTCAATCACATAAAGAGGCTGTACATCTCCGAAAGAGCTTAAGCCACGAATCTTGATGTAAGGAGCTGAGCCTGGAGAACCTGCATTGATCACAGATACACCAGAAGTACGTCCCTGAAGCATTTGAGCAGGTGACGCTGCTGCAATCTTGTTCGCTTCTTCTGCCTTTACGGTCGAAACAGCACTTGTCAGGTCACTTTTCTTCTGTACACCATAACCTACCACTACGATCTCATCCAATTCTTGTGCATCTACCTGCAACTGAACATCGTAAATAGTTTGATTAGCAGTAACGGTCACATCCTGAGAAATGTAACCAATATATGAAAAAGTCAATACGGTGTTATATGAAGGGATGTTCAATGAGTATTTTCCTTCATAGTCGGAAACTGTTCCTTTGGTCGTTCCCTTTACGAGGATACTCGCACCAGGAATTCCCATTCCATTTTCATCTTTTACCGATCCTCGAATGACTTTGCCTTCCTGTGCCCAAGTATTGGCACTGAACAGCAGGAGCACTACGAAAGTAGCAACATACCGACCGAAGCCGATATTTCTGGAGTAAAACATCAGTTGATTCATAAATAGTAAAAATTATGCATGTGTTGATAAATAAATGTGTCGCCTCTTTAAAGCGCTTCTATAAAATCAGCGAGATCAGGAAAGGTACGGCTATGGTAAGGGCAATACCACTGAACAGCGATACCACCACATATTGCTTTCCTGAGTACTGTGTAATAACCGGCAAGGTGGTATCCATAGAGGTAGCACCTGCCGAAGCAACGAGAGACATTCCTCCTGCCATCTTCACGATCACAGGTGCGAGCAACAAAGTCAGCAGCTCACGTGATATATTGGACATCAGGGCGATCACCCCTAACGTATTGCTGTAAATATTGGAGATATAGATACTCGACAAGCTGTAGTAACCAAAGCCTGCACCGACAGCCATGCCTTCCCTGAAACTTTCCCCGATCAGTAGGTAAGCGACACCTGCCCCGATGATGCTCCCTACCCCAATGGAAACGGGTACCAGTACCAGCCCAAGGTTAGCGGACTTCAGGATTTTGGATGATTCCGTATCCAAACCAATGCTTAAGCCAACCAGTCCCATCAGCAGGTAAAGGGCGTAAGTGCTGAGGTCATTTTCCAGAAAGAATTCCGGTATTAGTCCTAATAGAGTCAGTCCGCAACCTGCCACAAAGCATCCCAAAGTGATGAATGTTCCTTTCATGCTATCTGAAAAATTTAAGGTAAACGAAATAGGAGAACAGGATACTGCCCAACACACTGCCCAATGTCAGTACCAATGCTTTTCCACCAATCAGGTGAAGGTTGGTAACCACTTCCGAATTGTTGCCGACTGCAATCCCGAGGAAAAAAAGTAGTCCCCAGATCACAAAGCCAATGGCTTTTTCAACTTTACCGAGCTGAATGCCTTTCCCTATAAGCAATCGACCGATGATGATTCCTGCGCCAAGAAACAGTAGTGTTTCCATTATTTTTCTTTTGAAGTTGTGTATGAATAAACCGTCTGTTGCTCAGGATTGAACGTTCCTGTAATCGGGCTTAGCCTGAAACTGTAATGGTAAGCTGCGGCAGGAATTCTGAACTCAGGATGTGCCTGCGCTCTCCAACCCCAGCTTGTATCTCCTCCCAGTCCCATCTGCATCAGGTCAATATTGACATATATCAGGTTCTCGGGTTTGACATCCGTACCATGCGACATGGTTCTCATACCATCATGCTCCAACTGTTTTGGGTCAAAATGCTGTGCCGTCACTGACAGTGGCTGATCTGCCACGATCAATATGCCTTGCTGCTGCTTATTGAGCAGGCTTATCCATCTGACATCCGTTTTCTGACCATTCTCCTGCGGTCTTACATATGGGAAGTACTGCTCCCATACGGTTGAGGTATAATGACCGATTGCCATTCCATCTTTCCTGTCCGCATAGCTTTCCAATGGTCCTCTACCCAACCACTGCATCTGATCGTATTCTCCTTTCAGCTGCATGGAAAGTCCTACTCTCGGTACAATCGGAAGGTTTGCAAGGTCAAAATGTACATCCAGTTCAAGGTCTCCATTGGCATAGATATGGTAAACCGTCGTAACTGATGAGCTGTCGACTTCCAGCTGCTGACGGATATTCAGCTCAATGCTGTTGTCTTTTCTGACAGTCTCGATAGACGTTGCCTGCGTCGCTTTTCCAATATTTTTCCAGATGCCCAGCTTAGTTCTCATATCCCAAGCCAAATCGTTTTCTGTTGGCGCTCTCCAGAAATTAGGGCGAAGCGGAGTTTCCAACAACTCCTTACCTGCCACTGTCCATGAGGAGAGATTGCCACTGTTTCTATCAAATGAGAGAGAGAAATTTTCTCCTTTAACCTCAATCGTTTCATCCAGTTCTTCCAGTTCCAGCTTTCCTTGAGGCGCTTCCACCACTTCTTTGGCAAACTGCTGAAGTGCAAACTGATCCCATCCGATCTCGAAACCTTCAGGCAAAAGCCCTATTTTCTTTGCCGTTTTGATATGGAACCTGATCATATACTCAGTACCGAAAGTCTCCGGTAATGAAGGCAGCTCTACAGTAATGTTGACAGTGTCCTGTGGCTGTACCAAAGGCATTTCCAAAGCCTGCTCACTGATTGTTTTCCCGTTTTTCTCAATTGAATAGCTAAGGGTATAATGCGCTGATGTTGCAAAATTGAACCTGTTCCAAAGCTTGAATTTTCCATTGGCAGGATCATCCGCCAACACTTTCAATGGCTGGTAGACTTTCTTCACTTCCCAAGTATGCGGGTTCACCTTTCGGTCACTCGTCACCAGTCCATTCGCACAGAACGAGGAATCATTTGAGATGCCCACATAACCCAAATCTCCGCCATAGGCGTAGAATTTTTCGCCTCGATAGTTTTCCTGTACAAAGGTTTGGTCTGCCCAATCCCAGATAAAACCACCTTGCAGGCTCGGCTCGCTGTCAATCAGATCCCAATAACCTTGCAAGTTTCCGACACTATTACCCATTGCATGGGCATATTCGCAAAGGATATAAGGTTTGGTATAATCACCAGAAATGTATTCCTTCATCCAATCGATAGTCGCATACATTGGTGCTGTGATATCAGTATGCGGAAGGGACTTTGCCTGCTCATATTGTACAGGTCTTGATTGATCCCTGCTTTTGATCCATTCAGACGTTTTCTCAAAGTTGATCCCATCTCCAGCCTCATTTCCTAGTGACCAAATGATCACGGAAGGATGGTTTTTGGTGCGCTCCAACATCCTTTGCGTACGGTTCAGATGGGCTGCCAGCCAAGTGGTATCTTTTGCCAAAGACTTTTCTCCATAACCCATTCCGTGGGATTCAATATTGGCTTCATCCACCACATACATACCGTAACGGTCACATAGCTCATACCATTTCGCATGGTTCGGGTAGTGACTTGCACGTACCGCATTGATATTGAATTGCTGCATCAGCTCAATATCCCTGACCATCTCCGCTTCCGTGATGATATTGCCATTGTAAGCAGAATGCTCATGACGGTTGACACCTCTGATCGTAACGGGGTTACCATTTACGAGCAGCTGCCTGTTCCTGATTTCCACCTTGCGGAAACCAATGCTGCGAACTGTTGATTCCAGCACTTTACCCGTCTTGTCTTTCAAGGTCAGGCGCAAGTCATACAGGTTGGGTGTTTCAGCAGTCCAAGGTTTTACACCTGTCAGGACTGAATGAAATTTGACATTAGAAACCGCTCCTTTCGGCTTTACTTTTTGATTCTTCCTATAAAGAATATTGCCTGATTCTCCAATCAGTTCCGCTTCCAACTGATAAGGATTTGGATTTGGATTTGCATTAAGGTGTTTTTGGGTTACTTGAATATCCAGTATTCCGTTCTGATAGTTTTCGTCTAATGATGCATGGACAAAGAAGTCATGGATATGGGTAGCAGGACGTCTGTAAAGGTACACATCTCGCTCAATGCCGCTCATTTTCCACATATCCTGATCTTCCAGATAAGAGCCATCACTAAAACGGTACAGCTCTACTGCAATGCTGTTTTCTCCTTCTCTCAGGTATTTTGAGATATTGAAGACCATTGGGGTTTTACTGCCTTGTCCATAACCCACTTTTTCTCCATTGATCCACAAATACATCGCTGAATTGACAGCCCCGAAATGGATAAATATCGGATCATTTTTCCAACCTGAAGGCAATGTAAACGAATGCCTGTACGACCCGACAGGATTATGGTCAACGGGTACAAAAGGTGGATTCGGATCAAACGGGTAAGGCACATCCGTGTAAATGGGAGCGCTATAACCCTGAAGCTCAATATTGGATGGAACCGCTATGCTGTCCCAATTACTGATATCAAAATCCTCCTGATAAAACGCCACAGGTCTTTTGGTAGGCGCTACTGACCAATGGAATTTCCACATGCCATTCAACGACTTGTAGTTGGAAGATTCCTGCCAGTCTTTCTTCAAAGCTTCTTCCTTTGAATCGAAAGTATAGAAAATCGCCCTTGGTGCTTCCATGTTAACGGAAAACACATTTGGATTTTCCCAGTCGGGAACCTGCTGCCCTTTTGCAGAGAAAAGCTGTACCATCAACAAAGCCGTCAATAACATATGCCTTGTTATGCGAATACCTTTTGTAATCATTGTAGGTTAAGTTTAGACAGTTCTCTTCCAGGGTGCTATTTGAGCATAGCACCGGAAGAAGTGTTCAATATTTTTGTCTTGTATTTAGAACATCATGAGTAGATGTGCTGCACTCCAGCTGAAATGTGAAGCGTTAAGTCCCTTGCCAGTCAGCGGATGGTAGTTTTCTCTAATCGGTTCATCCGTTGTCAAGCCTTCAGCGGAGTTGACCAGCTTTTCAGCCATCATTCGAGCCTCACTTTCAAAGCCGTATTGCTGCATTCCTTTCATGGCAAAGTATGCCTGATCCAGCCAAACAGGTCCTCTCCAATAGCCTTTTTCTGGATTGAATTTCGGGTCTGCCGCACTCAGCGTCGGAAAAGGCATCAGGGTGTTGAACTTGTTTGAATCCAAAATCACCTTGACAATTCCCTTTGCCTGCTCGTCTGTGGCTACGTTGTTATAGAGCGGTGCCCAGCCCTCAGGTCCTTGAACTTTTACCTGTGCCTGATTCTCTAGCACAATATCATAATAGAAGCCATCCGCCTGATCATACATCGTCTGGTGCATCAGCTGCTTTAGCGCTTCTGCTTCCTTCTTAAACTTTTCGGCTACCTCATTTTCACCTAACACATTAGCAATCTCAGCGATATACAGCTTCTCGCTGTACAGGTAAGCATTCAAGTCAATGGATTCCTGATTGATGGAATAAGCGCCAACTGTGTTTTCCATGATCACAGCCGAGTCAAAACGGACTGCGTTGTCCATTCCACTTTCCCAAGCTGCCGCAATGCGTGTTCCGTCTGTTGAGCCGTACTCACACAATCCATTGCTGTTATGATCCCTGTTTTGGTACCACCATTCATGGTATTTCAACAGTTTCGGGTACATTTCTTTTAAGAATTCTGTATCCTGTGTAGCTTCAAAAACCTTGTAAATTGACCATCCTGAAAGCGGTGCTTTGGTATTTCTCCAGTTGATGCCTTCAATTTCTGAATCCCTGAAGAAACAGTCCGCAATCATGCCTTCCTCATTCTGATAATCATACATTGCCCTAATCTGATCTTTTGCCAGTTCTCCCTCGAATGGGGCAATGGCTACAGCATGCTTCCAAGAATCCCAAGCCCAAAGCCCCTGAAAATACACTGAGGCATAAGAAGGGACAATGCCCTGATGGTAGATACCTCCTGCTGCACTTCTCCAGTTATGCATCAACGTCAGGAGTGATTTGACTGCCAAGTGATCATACTGTTTGATATCCAGCAGTGCCTGCTTTCCATTTTCCTGATGCAATACTGTCAGGTAATGCTCCCAACGGTCCTGATTTGCTGCAAACAAGCTATCAGTCTTTTGGATATGCGAGACAGCCTGCTTAGCCATTTTAGCATTCTCATCCTCAGACAAGGTAAAACTAATCACCGCTGAACTTTCCCAAACCTGTCCTTTATCAAGCGACTTAGTATTGCTATAATATTCGTAATGATCATTGTCTGTGACAATATGCTCTCCTTTGTTTGAGAAATGAACATGTACATATTCATCTTTTGCTACATGTACGGCTATACCATTGGCATCTCTTTCAAGCATAAAACCATTGCCTTCAAATACATTCCCTTTCCATCCAAACTGGAACTTTCTTTCTCCACCTGTATTTTCAATTGTAGCTTTCAGCAAGGCTGAACGGTTATCAGCATATATCAGTGAAAGTTTGACAATCAGATTCTCTACCTTAATGGTCTGCTTCAGTATACCAGGATAAAAATCATTCTCCAATACCTCTCCTTCTGACAAATCAACAGGTTTGTTTTTTGAAATATCCATCAACCTAAGCTGCACCAGACTTGGGCTTATCCAGACACTTTGCTGCTGACGCATTACAAAAGGTCCTGCAAAACCTCCCATCAGGTTTTTATCCTTTGGCAAGGCAAATGAATGCCAAGCCCCCAAATCAGAAAATGACGAAATACTATAATCATTTGCTGAATCCGGTTCCGATTTCAGGTTTAATATATTCTTATAACTGTACCTGTCTACCCCTGACTTTACTTCTTTCTCTACAGTACATGACTGCAAAACCATCAGACAGCTTAATATTATAAATGATATGTGTGAAACGATTTTCATGTCCTAGCCGGTTGTTTGTTAGCTTTTGTTGACACAAATAAAAAATGTAATCAATACAATTAAAAGTTTCACACCTATACACGATCTATACACGCTAACACTACACAGATAAAAAATTGAATATCAGCAACTTAAAAACATGTGAACACTTTCTAAAAAGACTGAATTTTGGAGTGTGTAGAGGTGAAACTCTACAGGTTTTTGGGTTAGATTTCCATTATAAACTCCTTCAGTTGCTGGCTTTTGGTCAAACCTAGCTTCTTCCTTAACCTATAGCGGCTCATCTCTACAGACTTTACTTCAATATGATACTTATCTGCAATTTCCTTAGAAGTCAGGTTGTTTCTGATGTCAATGATAAGTGAAGTATCTTTATCTGTCAGGTTTGGAAATGCTTTATTCAATCTGATCATAAAATCATTGACCAATTCTTCAGAAAATGATTTAGTCCCTTCAGATCGCTGAATAAGAGAAATCAATAGTTTCCAACCCTTCTTTATTTCGTGAGATTGTGTATTCTTGACCTGAGATCGCATAGCCTCCACGATTTCATTTCTTTCAGAAATACTTAGTGCCAACTCTTCCAGTTTTTTGGTTTTATAATCCAAGGCATAGGTTAACTCATCCTTTTCCTGTTTGGTCTGTTCCAATTGCGCTTCCAGCAGCTGTTGTCTCAATAGCTCCTTCTCATTTTTTACTTTATTCCTGTAAATAAGTATTCCAACAAGTAACAGTGACAGCATTAGAATAAACACCCCTATTGTGATACTCTTGTTTCTCAACTCCTTATTTTTTTCAATAATTAGCTTACTATCCTTGATCTTCTCCTCATGTACCTGAAGCAGGTAATTCATTACAGACTGAATATTGCGGTTGTGTACTTTTGCATAAAGTTTCTCATACTCATCCAGTGCCTTGAACGCTAATTCGTAGTTTCCTTGTTGCTCTTCAAACTGGTATTTTGTTTTAAAAAACTCTAGCAGCACAAAGCTGTAGGAGGTCTGTTTTGTCAATGTTTCAGCTTTGGAAAGGTAGTCTCTTGCTGCTTCTGTATCGCCCGAAGTAAGCTTTACCTTGGACATATAAGTGTAGCACTCGATCAGTAAGGAAACTCGCCCTTCACTGACTTCCAGTGCACGCAACAAATGTTGTTCTGCCAATTCCCATTTACCAAGTTCGACATACACAATTCCCATATTGACTTCGATTGTTGCCTCCAGATGCGGAAACCTACTTCCATGTTGAAGCATGAGTGTCTTGGCATCCTGAAAGTACTTCAAAGCCTTTTCGTGTTGCTTCTCACTCGTAGCATCAAGCCCCAATGCATTGGTGTACCTGATCTGGTTGTAAATATCATTTCGTTTTTCTGCCACAACCAATGCCTTTTTATGGTAGGGATAAGCACGTGTCGGGTTGCCCATATCATAGAAAGTCCATGCAAGTGTTGTCAGGAGTTCTTGATGAATAGCGGTTGTATCCGTTTCTTGAAACAGCTCGATGCCCCTTAATCCATAGATCAGTGCGGAATGGTAATCATGCTTGTAAA is a genomic window containing:
- a CDS encoding alpha/beta hydrolase, which gives rise to MKKLFLSLILIGAVNLGFAQSTDSVLVLGKKQQLHSKILNENRDYWVSLPTGYTSEESKQYPVIYLLDGEQNFKTTVGIHAFLDRGPRAHFPEVIIVGINNTNRTRDLTPTKAVSVRGNATKENSGGGENFIAFLQQELIPEIENRYRTSEKRVLIGHSFGGLLTVHTLLHHPALFTDYLALDPSFWWDDQLLLSQSDTLISKLSLQGTKLYFARAGKHASRRKVAHEDAKALQADFTEILEKNKASGLQWKYQNFENESHGSIFLTGTYYGLQYLFSDIKP
- a CDS encoding SusC/RagA family TonB-linked outer membrane protein, with amino-acid sequence MNQLMFYSRNIGFGRYVATFVVLLLFSANTWAQEGKVIRGSVKDENGMGIPGASILVKGTTKGTVSDYEGKYSLNIPSYNTVLTFSYIGYISQDVTVTANQTIYDVQLQVDAQELDEIVVVGYGVQKKSDLTSAVSTVKAEEANKIAAASPAQMLQGRTSGVSVINAGSPGSAPYIKIRGLSSFGDVQPLYVIDGIPGGDISMIAPNDIASFEILKDGAAAAIYGSLAANGVVLVTTKSGKKNQPTKVDFSMYAGVQKAASKMPMANAEEWYAVMKQSYDNSIADGSLTTAQLPLYLQQGSGFDLNNFANTDWQDATLQTGTIQNYAVGLSGGGEFANYNLSMNYFNQEGVVMNTGTERYNFRYKSTIEKGKLKVLPNIFYNHQETDNNTINMGNMLRSMSMVPIYDETKESGYGYINEFDIRSGANPVGQSNIIDSQSEKDQLQVNMGLHYQVFSDLTLIGNIGYAKSFYQSRYSFPQYTLASDTRRQDPYLQEYRSEWVDLNYDFTVNYSKEFDKHSVSAMAGIVGYKYDFQNVDMNVTGGAMFPDFGGLTPSFGGMQAGDFIGSGGFETVTRFSVMSRINYSYADKYLLQATVRTDGSSKFGPNNRWGTFPSVSAAWKISNEEFFGGLTDIFTELKLRGSYGILGRETTLGAYSKQALVESGYWYVWNNMPIGGIASFEMANADLAWEESKTMNIGLDAGLFDDRLYGTLNYYRNDSESLLMREPNTPPSAGTEPPIVNLGTISNSGIELELGFRGSVGELKYDLSGNLTTIKNEVVSLGSSEGMLPGDDIAYAGAQTFSAVAAPVSQFYMYKTNGIFQSEEQVNGYTGPEGGLIQPDAKPGDVIYVDVNGDGIIDSNDITDVGSPLPTFEYGFNVGLNYKGFDLSMFFQGVSGNKILNVNAYEMEAPNSGFNVSSDLLNAWTPTNTGTDIPRNVQVDNNNNYMMSDRFLENGAYFRMKNIQIGYELPKATLSKINFSKMRIYLNADNLFTITDYKGYDPEIVPSNALTQGIDYGRYPMYQTFTAGVQVTF
- a CDS encoding RagB/SusD family nutrient uptake outer membrane protein yields the protein MKKLYTYIVSMMLGLTLLSSCDNYLEQVSPDQPTTDQTWVSYEAAEKYLASAYSYMQANGWRYHEYFYLPQNFRADDIQPENGTTAWNYLARIVGFNNTASDGVPAVMWDYWYKGLKLTNDVIANAPSMEMISQEERDELVAEAKFLRAWYHFNLLKNFHNVILVTNVAETPEELQLPAVSRAEVYQQIEEDLMFAAANLPLKWEQEYWGRATANAANAYLGKVLLYQGKWQASLDALNKVEGHDLVSASAFRGMFDGTSEVNEEVIFSRGYTSEQLDALSLYHQLGVAMAPGELNGGWYMASISEYFMGALEAGDIRTAATVLQNGETFDGEVINFNNPDFKMMIKYVESLDAITTNRSTVDLIFMRYADVMLMQAEAMYELGNDTEALAKVNSIRERANLAALTGVTGTALQDEIRKQRMIELVGEGQRYYDLVRWGIVKDQLNAAGQKYADNFEDKHEYFPIPLEEVQRNPNINPTPGF
- a CDS encoding lysine exporter LysO family protein; this encodes MKGTFITLGCFVAGCGLTLLGLIPEFFLENDLSTYALYLLMGLVGLSIGLDTESSKILKSANLGLVLVPVSIGVGSIIGAGVAYLLIGESFREGMAVGAGFGYYSLSSIYISNIYSNTLGVIALMSNISRELLTLLLAPVIVKMAGGMSLVASAGATSMDTTLPVITQYSGKQYVVVSLFSGIALTIAVPFLISLIL
- a CDS encoding LysO family transporter; the encoded protein is METLLFLGAGIIIGRLLIGKGIQLGKVEKAIGFVIWGLLFFLGIAVGNNSEVVTNLHLIGGKALVLTLGSVLGSILFSYFVYLKFFR